A DNA window from Streptomyces canus contains the following coding sequences:
- a CDS encoding SsgA family sporulation/cell division regulator: protein MRESVQAEVMMSFLVSEELSFRIPVELRYEACDPYAVRLTFHLPGDDPVTWAFGRELLIDGVGRPCGEGDVRVSPAGSDLLGDVLIRLQVGGDQALFRSSTAPVIAFLDRTDKLVPLGQETALADFDTHLDEALDRILAEEQSAG from the coding sequence ATGCGCGAGTCCGTACAGGCAGAGGTCATGATGAGCTTTCTCGTTTCGGAGGAGCTCTCCTTCCGCATTCCGGTGGAGCTGCGCTACGAGGCCTGCGATCCCTACGCAGTCCGGCTGACCTTCCATCTCCCGGGCGACGACCCGGTGACCTGGGCTTTCGGCCGTGAGCTGCTGATCGACGGGGTGGGTCGGCCATGTGGGGAGGGCGACGTGCGGGTCTCGCCCGCCGGTTCCGACCTGCTGGGCGACGTCCTGATCAGGCTGCAGGTCGGCGGTGATCAGGCACTGTTCCGCTCGTCGACGGCGCCGGTCATCGCGTTCCTCGACCGAACAGACAAGCTGGTGCCGCTGGGGCAGGAGACCGCGCTGGCCGATTTCGACACCCATCTCGACGAGGCGTTGGACCGGATCCTGGCGGAGGAACAGAGTGCGGGCTGA
- a CDS encoding IclR family transcriptional regulator, protein MGSVQRAMRLLETVAEHEHGAPAKQLARETGLALPTAYHLLRTLVHEGYLRRDKGLFFLGEAAERLSSSGAEQKRRSTVVEALAHWRDLIGVPVYYAQYRNGEIEVLCVSDSPGNPAVDEWADFRETGHAHAIGQCLLAQLDDEARRDHLDRYPVQSITPYTVRDGHSLLRRLERTARMEPVIERQEYALGTVCAAIPITLGNTAATMAISLPAHQAGRLLTATQQLQDEIGRLMGSLAISISI, encoded by the coding sequence ATCGGGTCTGTCCAGCGTGCGATGCGCCTGCTCGAGACCGTCGCGGAGCACGAGCACGGGGCCCCTGCCAAACAACTCGCCCGTGAGACCGGGCTGGCGCTCCCCACGGCGTACCACCTGCTGCGCACCCTCGTGCACGAGGGCTATCTGCGCCGCGACAAGGGCCTGTTCTTCCTGGGAGAGGCAGCCGAGCGGCTGAGCAGCAGCGGAGCCGAGCAGAAACGTCGCAGCACCGTCGTCGAGGCGCTCGCGCACTGGCGCGACCTGATCGGCGTACCGGTGTACTACGCGCAGTACCGGAACGGCGAGATCGAGGTCCTCTGTGTCTCCGACAGCCCCGGCAATCCGGCGGTCGATGAGTGGGCCGACTTTCGCGAGACCGGGCACGCGCATGCCATCGGACAGTGCCTCCTCGCGCAGCTCGACGACGAGGCTCGACGCGACCACCTCGACCGGTACCCCGTGCAGTCCATCACCCCGTACACCGTGCGAGACGGGCACAGCCTGCTTCGGCGTCTCGAACGGACCGCGCGCATGGAACCGGTGATCGAGCGTCAGGAGTACGCACTGGGGACAGTGTGCGCGGCCATTCCGATCACATTGGGTAACACCGCGGCAACGATGGCCATCTCCCTGCCCGCCCATCAAGCGGGCCGGTTGCTGACCGCGACCCAGCAACTGCAGGACGAAATCGGCCGGCTGATGGGCTCGCTGGCGATCTCTATCAGTATCTGA
- a CDS encoding DUF5326 family protein: MGEIFAGLPWWVKWIAVPVIALVVFGGLIATVVGFVIGLLFKLLVFVALVGGLVYVVRKFMSSSSSRSDW, from the coding sequence ATGGGAGAGATCTTCGCGGGGCTGCCGTGGTGGGTGAAGTGGATCGCTGTGCCGGTCATTGCCCTGGTCGTGTTCGGCGGGCTGATAGCCACGGTGGTGGGCTTCGTCATCGGCCTGCTCTTCAAGCTGCTGGTCTTCGTAGCCCTGGTCGGCGGACTCGTCTACGTCGTACGGAAGTTCATGTCGAGCTCCTCGTCGCGCAGCGACTGGTGA
- a CDS encoding cupin domain-containing protein: protein MKAFRLDELEAERAANDGAYLQFLRERNMSVGLYALDAGAQDPQQPHHQDEVYFVVSGRAAITVGMETTQVSRGSVVYVPAGVAHKFHHISEDLRVMVVFSPPES, encoded by the coding sequence ATGAAGGCATTCCGGTTGGATGAACTGGAGGCGGAGCGCGCCGCCAACGACGGCGCCTATCTGCAGTTCCTGCGTGAGCGGAACATGTCCGTCGGCCTCTACGCACTCGATGCGGGTGCCCAGGACCCGCAGCAGCCGCACCACCAGGACGAGGTCTACTTCGTGGTCAGTGGCCGCGCGGCGATCACCGTAGGCATGGAAACCACCCAGGTGTCGCGCGGCAGCGTGGTGTACGTACCGGCCGGTGTCGCCCACAAGTTCCACCACATCAGCGAGGACCTCAGGGTCATGGTGGTGTTCTCTCCCCCGGAGAGCTGA
- a CDS encoding phage holin family protein, with protein sequence MKNFVVKTIANAGALAVAVWLLDKITLTGDSTGKKVWTLILVALVFGLVNFLVKPVVKVLTFPLFILTLGLFTLIVNALMLLLTSWLADKLDLSFHVEGFWTAVLGGLIISIVAWALHVVLPDED encoded by the coding sequence ATGAAGAATTTCGTAGTCAAGACGATCGCCAACGCGGGTGCTCTGGCGGTCGCGGTGTGGCTGCTCGACAAGATCACCCTGACCGGTGACAGCACCGGCAAGAAGGTCTGGACGCTGATCCTCGTCGCCCTGGTCTTCGGCCTGGTGAACTTCCTGGTCAAGCCGGTCGTGAAGGTACTGACCTTCCCGCTGTTCATCCTGACGCTCGGCCTGTTCACGCTGATCGTCAACGCGCTGATGCTGCTGCTCACCTCGTGGCTCGCGGACAAGCTCGACCTGAGCTTCCACGTCGAGGGGTTCTGGACCGCGGTCCTGGGCGGCCTGATCATCTCGATAGTGGCCTGGGCCCTGCACGTCGTCCTGCCCGACGAGGACTGA
- a CDS encoding low molecular weight protein-tyrosine-phosphatase produces the protein MTYRVCFVCTGNICRSPMAESVFRARVAEAGLDGLVEVDSAGTGGWHEGDGADPRTVAVLEEHGYDGGHTARQFQPSWFSRLDLVIALDTGHLKALRRLAPTPQDAGKVRLLRSYDPAAGDELDVPDPYYGGLDGFEECLEMVEAASEGLLAEVREQAEGRVA, from the coding sequence ATGACCTACCGCGTCTGTTTCGTCTGCACGGGCAACATCTGCCGTTCCCCGATGGCGGAGTCGGTCTTCCGCGCCCGCGTGGCGGAGGCCGGGCTGGACGGTCTGGTCGAGGTCGACAGCGCCGGAACGGGCGGCTGGCACGAGGGCGACGGCGCCGACCCGCGCACCGTCGCCGTCCTGGAGGAGCACGGTTACGACGGCGGCCACACGGCCCGGCAGTTCCAGCCGTCCTGGTTCTCCCGCCTCGACCTCGTCATCGCCCTCGACACCGGCCACCTCAAGGCCCTGCGCCGCCTTGCACCCACCCCGCAGGATGCCGGGAAGGTACGGCTGCTGCGTTCGTACGACCCCGCGGCAGGCGACGAGCTCGACGTTCCGGACCCGTATTACGGGGGCCTGGACGGCTTCGAGGAGTGCCTTGAGATGGTGGAGGCGGCGAGCGAGGGCCTGCTCGCCGAGGTGCGCGAGCAGGCGGAAGGACGGGTGGCATGA
- a CDS encoding cystathionine gamma-lyase encodes MSDRAADKGEGTRAVRAGLPEPAKNEPTLPGPAFAAHFHLPGEVDGPYTYGRDTNPTWNLLESAIGELEAPGQDGVETLVFASGMAAISAVLFSQLRAGDTVVLPDDCYQAMPLVQTQLEAYGIEVRTAPTAGDAQLDILDGARLLWIETPSNPGLEVCDIRRLVEAAHARGALVAVDNTLATPLGQRPLELGADFSVASGTKQLTGHGDVLLGYVAGREGEAMDAVRRWRKIVGAIAGPMEAWLAHRSIATLQMRVDRQNATALVLARALRERPEVTGLRYPGLTDDPSHKIASQQMRRYGCVVSFTLPTRARADRFLDALRLVDDATSFGGVRSTAERRRRWGGDDVPEGFIRFSVGAEDPEDLVADVLRALDESTD; translated from the coding sequence ATGAGCGACAGGGCTGCGGACAAGGGAGAGGGCACGCGCGCGGTGCGAGCCGGACTGCCCGAGCCGGCCAAGAACGAGCCGACCCTGCCCGGTCCGGCCTTCGCCGCCCACTTCCATCTGCCTGGGGAGGTCGACGGCCCGTACACCTACGGCCGCGACACGAACCCGACCTGGAACCTGCTGGAAAGCGCCATTGGAGAGCTGGAGGCGCCGGGGCAGGACGGCGTGGAGACGCTGGTCTTCGCCTCGGGCATGGCGGCCATTTCCGCTGTGCTCTTCTCCCAACTACGCGCGGGCGACACCGTGGTCCTGCCCGACGACTGCTACCAGGCGATGCCTCTGGTGCAGACACAGCTGGAGGCGTACGGCATCGAGGTGCGCACCGCTCCGACCGCCGGTGACGCCCAGCTCGACATCCTGGACGGCGCGCGGCTGTTGTGGATCGAGACGCCGTCGAACCCCGGCCTCGAGGTGTGTGACATCCGGCGGCTCGTCGAGGCGGCACACGCGCGTGGGGCGCTCGTAGCCGTCGACAACACGCTCGCCACTCCGCTCGGACAGCGCCCGCTGGAGCTCGGCGCGGACTTCTCCGTGGCCAGCGGAACCAAGCAGCTCACGGGGCACGGAGACGTCCTCCTGGGGTACGTCGCCGGCCGCGAGGGCGAGGCCATGGACGCCGTACGCCGTTGGCGGAAGATCGTCGGTGCCATCGCGGGACCGATGGAGGCCTGGCTCGCGCATCGCTCGATCGCCACGCTCCAGATGCGGGTCGACCGGCAGAACGCGACCGCGCTCGTGCTCGCCCGGGCGTTGCGCGAGCGGCCGGAGGTGACCGGACTGCGTTATCCGGGACTGACCGACGACCCCTCGCACAAGATCGCGTCGCAGCAGATGCGCCGCTATGGATGCGTGGTCTCCTTCACGCTGCCCACGCGCGCGCGTGCCGACCGTTTCCTCGACGCCCTGCGGCTCGTGGACGACGCGACGAGTTTCGGCGGGGTGCGCTCGACGGCCGAGCGGCGTCGGCGCTGGGGCGGGGACGACGTACCGGAGGGCTTCATCCGCTTCTCGGTGGGGGCGGAGGATCCCGAGGATCTGGTGGCGGATGTACTGCGCGCGCTGGACGAGTCGACGGACTGA
- a CDS encoding LysR family transcriptional regulator, protein MDLALLRTFVTVHRAGSFTRAAALLGLSQPAVTSQIRTLERQLGRPLFLRQARGVTPTTIGDELAHKAAPHLDALVEITETGLDDESSLRTLHLAGPPEFTAERALPALTELTGEDGQGYALRASFGNAEETLEGLAAGHHDLAISTARPRGALLTASTLCDEEHVLVAAPKWAGQIDSGALKTVRSVKRAPAFENVPVIEAHESLPFVSRYWASVFDSRPAAPGTVVVPDLRAVLACAVAGAGLAVLPRYLCAAALERGDVVALHEPTVPPLRTYFLVVRTGTLAMPHIARAHEWLLRAAADWC, encoded by the coding sequence ATGGATCTGGCTTTGCTGCGCACCTTTGTGACGGTGCACCGGGCCGGTTCCTTCACCCGTGCCGCCGCACTGCTGGGCCTCTCGCAGCCGGCCGTCACCTCGCAGATCCGCACCCTTGAGCGGCAGTTGGGACGCCCCCTCTTCCTGCGGCAGGCCCGCGGAGTCACCCCGACGACCATAGGCGACGAACTCGCCCACAAGGCCGCCCCTCATCTCGACGCCCTGGTGGAGATCACCGAGACCGGCCTCGACGACGAGTCGTCCCTGAGGACGCTGCATCTCGCGGGGCCACCCGAGTTCACCGCCGAGCGGGCGCTGCCCGCGCTCACCGAGCTGACCGGCGAGGACGGCCAGGGCTACGCTCTGCGGGCGTCCTTCGGGAACGCCGAGGAAACACTGGAGGGCCTGGCTGCCGGGCATCACGATCTGGCCATCAGCACGGCTCGTCCACGGGGTGCGCTGCTCACGGCGAGCACGCTCTGCGACGAGGAGCACGTCCTGGTCGCCGCCCCGAAGTGGGCCGGTCAGATCGACTCAGGGGCGCTCAAGACTGTTCGGTCGGTCAAACGAGCCCCCGCGTTCGAGAACGTCCCCGTGATCGAGGCGCACGAGTCACTCCCCTTCGTTTCGCGCTACTGGGCCTCCGTCTTCGACTCCCGCCCGGCCGCGCCGGGCACCGTGGTCGTCCCCGATCTGCGTGCGGTGCTCGCCTGCGCGGTCGCGGGCGCCGGGCTCGCGGTGCTGCCGCGCTATCTGTGCGCGGCAGCTCTGGAACGTGGTGACGTCGTCGCCCTCCACGAGCCCACCGTGCCGCCGCTTCGGACGTACTTCCTGGTGGTGCGCACCGGAACGCTGGCCATGCCACACATCGCACGGGCGCACGAGTGGTTACTACGGGCGGCCGCCGACTGGTGTTGA
- a CDS encoding NUDIX domain-containing protein, whose amino-acid sequence MTVRPVVKRTARAVLLDGDDLILIKRTKPGMDPYWLTPGGGVEPTDTTVVDALHREVYEELGAKITDVVPCFVDTVEHIGDDGGATGVKVQHFFVCHLESMDPSLRHGPEVDEPIGEYEIVRVPFSRVGIATVHLVPLSLRHYLDGNIEGVRAMHAPDLG is encoded by the coding sequence ATGACCGTCCGACCCGTGGTCAAGCGCACCGCCCGTGCCGTCCTGCTGGACGGTGACGACCTGATCCTGATCAAGCGCACCAAGCCCGGCATGGATCCCTACTGGCTGACTCCCGGCGGTGGAGTCGAGCCGACGGACACGACCGTCGTCGACGCCCTGCACCGCGAGGTGTATGAAGAGCTCGGCGCCAAGATCACCGACGTGGTGCCCTGCTTCGTGGACACCGTCGAGCACATCGGCGACGACGGCGGCGCGACCGGAGTGAAGGTGCAGCACTTCTTCGTCTGCCACCTGGAGTCGATGGACCCGTCCCTGCGGCACGGGCCCGAAGTGGACGAACCCATCGGAGAGTACGAGATCGTCCGGGTGCCATTCAGCCGCGTCGGGATCGCCACCGTCCACCTCGTCCCGCTGTCCCTGCGGCACTATCTGGACGGCAACATCGAAGGCGTACGGGCCATGCACGCACCGGATCTGGGCTGA
- a CDS encoding globin domain-containing protein: protein MDAPTTMSADNGTSGGGGGWFTPRNQPTAAPGAEQETAEGSRLAGLRPVRRPRTGNSPGPSTAGEPDLSGQAAAPPDTETDREEMTPAKEMAAPADETRLPARPEEIDTPEEIHTPEQTSQAPSPTPAQPPEVPDDTPSAGLRVPVQRSSPPQDGTTPLGTNPPQFPGLSPTDQPPSPDAVRIRRTMAEIAPFAEKVTSYFYALLFVRHPDLRPLFPAAMDAQRDRLLRALLTAAEHIDNAPVLVDYLQNLGRGHRKYGTRAEHYPAVGECLIGALSKYASGIWDTETEAAWVRAYTTISQVMIDAAAVDELRAPAWWYAEVVSHDLRTPDVAVVTVRPDQPYPFLAGQYTSLETPWWPRIWRHYSFASAPRSDGLLSFHVKAVPAGWVSNALVHRAHPGDIIRLGPPSGAMTVDHTTDSGLLCLGGGTGIAPIKALVEDVAEHGARRSVEVFYGARTDNDLYDIDTMLRLQQSHPWLSVRAIVDQQAHLQLPDAVREYGPWHEYDAYLSGPPGMIRSGVDTLRSIGIPSERIRHDSVEEIVLAQ, encoded by the coding sequence ATGGACGCTCCGACCACCATGTCGGCCGACAACGGCACATCCGGGGGCGGGGGCGGCTGGTTCACACCACGCAATCAGCCGACGGCGGCGCCGGGCGCCGAGCAGGAGACGGCGGAGGGAAGCAGGCTGGCCGGGCTGCGCCCGGTCCGCAGGCCCAGGACGGGTAACTCGCCAGGGCCCTCGACGGCCGGCGAACCGGACCTGTCGGGGCAGGCCGCAGCGCCGCCCGATACGGAGACCGACCGCGAGGAAATGACACCGGCCAAGGAGATGGCTGCCCCGGCCGACGAGACACGGCTCCCGGCACGGCCGGAGGAGATAGACACCCCGGAGGAGATACACACCCCGGAGCAGACCTCGCAGGCCCCGAGTCCCACCCCTGCTCAGCCCCCGGAAGTGCCGGACGACACCCCTTCCGCGGGCCTTCGAGTGCCCGTCCAGCGCTCCTCCCCGCCCCAGGACGGCACCACCCCGCTCGGTACCAACCCGCCGCAGTTCCCGGGCCTTTCCCCGACAGACCAACCGCCCTCCCCGGACGCCGTCCGCATCCGTCGGACCATGGCCGAGATCGCCCCCTTCGCCGAGAAGGTCACGTCGTACTTCTACGCGCTGCTCTTCGTGCGCCATCCCGATCTGCGCCCGCTGTTCCCCGCCGCCATGGACGCCCAGCGGGACCGCTTGCTCAGGGCACTGCTGACGGCGGCCGAGCACATCGACAACGCCCCGGTCCTGGTCGATTACCTGCAGAACCTGGGCCGGGGCCATCGCAAGTACGGCACCCGTGCCGAGCACTACCCGGCGGTCGGGGAGTGCCTCATCGGCGCACTGAGCAAGTACGCCTCCGGCATCTGGGACACGGAGACGGAAGCGGCCTGGGTCCGGGCGTACACGACGATCTCGCAGGTGATGATCGACGCGGCGGCCGTGGACGAGCTGCGCGCCCCCGCCTGGTGGTATGCCGAGGTCGTGTCACACGATCTGAGGACTCCGGACGTCGCCGTCGTCACTGTCCGGCCCGACCAGCCCTACCCGTTCCTCGCCGGCCAGTACACGAGCCTGGAGACGCCGTGGTGGCCGCGCATATGGCGGCACTACTCCTTTGCCTCGGCGCCACGCTCAGACGGTCTGCTGTCGTTCCACGTGAAGGCCGTCCCCGCGGGCTGGGTCTCCAACGCCCTGGTGCACCGGGCTCACCCCGGCGACATCATCCGGCTCGGCCCGCCGTCCGGAGCCATGACCGTGGACCACACCACCGACAGCGGACTGCTCTGTCTGGGCGGCGGCACCGGCATAGCTCCGATCAAGGCTCTGGTCGAGGACGTGGCCGAACACGGCGCACGACGGTCGGTCGAGGTGTTCTACGGAGCCCGCACCGACAACGACCTGTACGACATCGACACGATGCTCAGGCTCCAGCAGTCCCACCCCTGGCTGTCCGTCCGTGCCATCGTCGACCAGCAGGCCCATCTCCAGCTCCCGGACGCCGTACGCGAGTACGGCCCCTGGCACGAGTACGACGCCTATCTCTCGGGCCCGCCCGGCATGATCCGCAGCGGTGTGGACACGCTCAGGTCCATCGGGATCCCGTCGGAACGCATACGCCACGACTCCGTGGAGGAAATCGTCCTGGCGCAGTGA
- a CDS encoding HAD family hydrolase produces MARLHLFDLDGTLLHGTSAPVQISRQLGIEAETVALDQAIGSGLIGPPEYAQQVYALWASLTEAHVVAAFEGAPWLARIREVWAEIREQGDYCAVVSLSPSFFVERLTSWGAHAAYGSRFPAVPFTEPVDPAGVLSAAAKVLIADRLCEQFGVTRADCIAYGDSSSDKDLFAAVPISVAVNADHHLSDISTHSYKGRDLWEAYELVRHVR; encoded by the coding sequence ATGGCGAGACTTCATCTCTTCGACCTCGATGGCACTTTGCTGCATGGGACCAGCGCGCCCGTGCAGATTTCCCGGCAGCTTGGGATCGAGGCCGAGACGGTGGCACTCGACCAGGCGATCGGGTCCGGACTGATAGGTCCGCCCGAATATGCGCAGCAGGTGTACGCGCTGTGGGCGTCCCTGACCGAAGCACACGTCGTTGCGGCCTTCGAAGGAGCCCCGTGGCTGGCCCGCATTCGTGAGGTCTGGGCGGAGATCAGGGAGCAGGGGGACTACTGCGCGGTGGTGTCACTCTCACCGTCCTTCTTCGTGGAACGGCTCACCAGTTGGGGAGCTCACGCCGCATACGGGTCCCGCTTTCCGGCCGTTCCCTTCACCGAGCCCGTGGACCCTGCCGGAGTGCTCAGCGCCGCCGCCAAGGTCCTGATCGCGGACCGGTTGTGTGAGCAGTTCGGAGTGACACGGGCCGACTGCATTGCCTATGGAGACTCGTCCTCCGACAAGGATCTGTTCGCCGCGGTGCCCATCTCCGTGGCGGTCAATGCGGACCATCATCTGTCCGATATCTCGACCCACTCCTACAAGGGCAGGGATCTGTGGGAAGCCTATGAATTGGTGCGCCACGTCCGGTAA
- a CDS encoding GNAT family N-acetyltransferase has translation MPTPSLAVLPIRRLTLRDLTACADLSEDRGWPREEHKWGLLLTAGKGYGIDDPHGGLVTACVVTEYGPYSEPDLGAIGMVLVAERHARQGIGCRLMRHVLSAMGTTPLTLHATPYGRPLYEELGFKLTGRVEMLQGHFTPGGPAPMVSTRAATAEDLATILRLDEEVLGTDRTHLITRLPAFADQLRVAEESGRIIGYAAAWPNMNTHVVGPLIARDTETAQALLTSLAAGTDRPLRTDIDVRHEELRAWATERGLAPVGLNSVMTFGIPELPGDWSRRFAPLTVAAL, from the coding sequence GTGCCGACTCCTTCCCTCGCCGTCCTCCCCATCCGCCGTCTGACGCTTCGCGATCTCACCGCCTGCGCGGACCTGTCCGAGGACCGGGGGTGGCCGCGCGAGGAGCACAAGTGGGGCCTCCTGCTCACGGCCGGAAAGGGCTATGGCATCGACGACCCCCACGGAGGGCTCGTCACCGCCTGCGTGGTCACGGAGTACGGCCCCTACAGCGAGCCCGACCTGGGGGCGATCGGGATGGTGCTGGTCGCCGAACGGCACGCCCGACAGGGCATCGGCTGTCGGCTCATGCGTCACGTTCTCTCCGCGATGGGCACAACCCCTCTGACTCTTCACGCGACGCCCTATGGCCGTCCGCTCTACGAGGAACTGGGGTTCAAGCTGACCGGCCGGGTGGAGATGCTCCAGGGGCACTTCACGCCGGGCGGCCCGGCGCCGATGGTGAGCACACGTGCGGCCACCGCTGAGGATCTCGCCACGATTCTCCGGCTCGACGAGGAGGTGCTCGGCACGGATCGCACGCACCTCATCACCCGGCTGCCCGCCTTCGCCGACCAGTTGCGCGTAGCCGAGGAGAGCGGCCGGATCATCGGATACGCGGCCGCCTGGCCCAACATGAACACCCATGTCGTGGGCCCGCTGATCGCCCGTGACACCGAGACGGCACAGGCACTCCTCACATCGCTCGCCGCAGGCACCGACCGTCCGCTGCGCACCGACATCGACGTACGACACGAAGAGCTGCGGGCGTGGGCCACAGAACGCGGTCTGGCTCCGGTAGGCCTCAACTCGGTCATGACGTTCGGAATCCCGGAACTGCCGGGCGACTGGAGCCGGCGGTTCGCTCCGCTGACCGTGGCGGCGCTCTGA
- a CDS encoding MFS transporter, producing the protein MPLALLALAIGAFGIGTTEFVIMGLLPEVADDFGVSIPTAGFLVTGYALGVMFGAPLMTALGTKVSRKRMLMLLMGLFIAGNVLSALAPAFTVMLIGRVVASLAHGAFFGIGSVVAADLVAPDKKAGAIAMMFTGLTVANVVGVPLGTLIGQTAGWRLTFMIVAALGVVGLIGVARLVPEMPRPEGVRLRHELAAFKNAQVLLAMAMTVLGFGGVFAAITYIAPMMTHVAGFADSSVTWLLVLFGLGMVGGNLVGGKYADRALMPMLYVSLGALVVVLALFTLTAHNKILAGVTIALIGALGFAAVPPLQKRVLDQAHDAPTLASAVNIGAFNLGNALSAWLGGLVISAGFGYTAPNWVGAALAAGALLLAFLSAALERRDSGPSAMVAGGTPAGQRTAAHH; encoded by the coding sequence ATGCCGCTCGCGCTCCTGGCTCTCGCGATCGGGGCCTTCGGAATCGGAACGACCGAGTTTGTGATCATGGGGCTGCTGCCCGAGGTTGCGGACGACTTCGGGGTCTCCATCCCCACCGCCGGCTTCCTGGTCACTGGTTACGCGCTCGGCGTCATGTTCGGCGCTCCTCTGATGACCGCCCTCGGCACCAAGGTCTCCCGCAAGCGGATGCTGATGCTGCTGATGGGGCTGTTCATCGCCGGTAATGTGCTCTCCGCCCTCGCCCCGGCCTTCACCGTCATGCTGATCGGACGGGTGGTCGCCTCCCTCGCCCATGGAGCTTTCTTCGGCATCGGCTCGGTCGTCGCCGCCGACCTGGTGGCCCCGGACAAGAAGGCCGGAGCCATCGCGATGATGTTCACCGGCTTGACCGTCGCCAATGTGGTCGGCGTCCCGCTCGGTACCCTGATCGGCCAGACCGCCGGCTGGCGTCTCACTTTCATGATCGTCGCGGCCCTTGGTGTCGTGGGTCTGATCGGCGTCGCCAGGCTCGTCCCCGAGATGCCCCGGCCGGAGGGCGTGCGTCTGCGCCACGAGCTGGCCGCCTTCAAGAATGCCCAGGTGCTGCTCGCCATGGCGATGACTGTCCTCGGCTTCGGCGGTGTCTTCGCCGCCATCACCTACATCGCGCCGATGATGACCCACGTGGCGGGCTTCGCCGACAGTTCCGTGACCTGGCTGCTGGTCCTCTTCGGGCTCGGCATGGTCGGCGGCAACCTCGTGGGCGGCAAGTACGCCGACCGCGCTCTGATGCCCATGCTGTACGTCTCCTTGGGTGCCCTGGTTGTCGTGCTCGCGCTCTTCACGCTCACCGCGCACAACAAGATCCTGGCCGGCGTCACGATCGCTCTCATCGGTGCTCTGGGCTTCGCCGCCGTGCCGCCGCTCCAGAAGAGGGTCCTCGACCAGGCGCACGACGCCCCTACGCTTGCCTCAGCCGTGAACATCGGTGCCTTCAACCTTGGCAACGCCCTCTCGGCCTGGCTCGGCGGCCTGGTCATCTCGGCCGGCTTCGGCTACACCGCTCCCAACTGGGTGGGGGCGGCCCTGGCCGCAGGGGCTCTCCTCCTCGCGTTCCTCTCGGCTGCGCTGGAGCGTCGGGACAGCGGTCCCAGCGCCATGGTCGCAGGGGGGACGCCCGCCGGACAGAGGACCGCAGCGCACCACTGA
- a CDS encoding GNAT family N-acetyltransferase: MGDLEIRPATLDDLSAIVGMLTDDPLGVQRESPDDLAPYVSALERLSTDPNQHLVVATREGRVVGTLQLTVVPGLSRRGATRSITEGVRIHADERGSGLGTRLIEWAIEESRRQNCQLVQLTSDNTRPDAHRFYERLGFTASHVGFKLAL, translated from the coding sequence ATGGGAGATCTTGAAATTCGGCCCGCCACGCTGGACGACCTCTCCGCGATCGTCGGCATGCTCACCGACGACCCCCTGGGCGTTCAGCGCGAATCCCCGGACGACCTGGCGCCCTATGTGAGCGCCCTGGAGCGCCTCTCCACCGACCCGAACCAGCATCTGGTCGTCGCCACGCGAGAGGGTCGTGTGGTCGGCACGCTTCAGCTCACGGTCGTTCCGGGCCTGTCCCGGCGCGGTGCCACCAGATCGATCACCGAAGGGGTGCGCATCCACGCCGACGAGCGTGGCAGTGGGCTCGGGACCCGGCTCATCGAGTGGGCGATCGAGGAGTCCCGGCGTCAGAACTGCCAGTTGGTGCAGCTGACGTCCGACAACACACGCCCGGACGCCCACCGCTTCTATGAACGGCTCGGTTTCACGGCCTCACATGTGGGCTTCAAGCTGGCCCTGTGA